A region from the Phycisphaerales bacterium genome encodes:
- the crcB gene encoding fluoride efflux transporter CrcB — translation MLPAILVGLGGGTGAIARYLVGLASLKLLGDRFPFATLFVNVLGCLLIGALISAWTGGTGEARSPHEHVRLLLVTGLLGGFTTFSAFGLETFTLYKQHHLALAALNIMLNIVLGIAAVALGIKLGRTVA, via the coding sequence GTGCTCCCCGCCATCCTCGTCGGCCTCGGCGGCGGCACCGGCGCCATCGCGCGATACCTCGTCGGACTCGCCTCCCTCAAACTCCTGGGCGACCGATTCCCCTTCGCCACGCTCTTCGTGAATGTCCTCGGCTGCCTCCTCATCGGCGCCCTCATCTCCGCCTGGACCGGAGGCACAGGCGAGGCCCGCTCGCCTCACGAGCACGTCAGACTCCTCCTCGTCACCGGGCTCCTCGGCGGGTTCACCACCTTCTCCGCCTTCGGCCTCGAGACCTTCACCCTCTACAAACAACACCATCTCGCCCTCGCCGCGCTCAACATCATGCTCAACATCGTCCTCGGTATCGCCGCCGTCGCCCTCGGCATCAAACTCGGCCGAACCGTCGCCTGA
- a CDS encoding aldo/keto reductase, with translation MRYRPIPRTSLKLSEIGFGCWTMGGPNWSVSNGQPIGWADVKEDDILQGIKTGIDAGVNHWDNADIYGNGKAERLLAQSLHKLGIKRDTQILATKVGHFKGTAPYAYEPQHIRHQCEQSLKNLQTDHVDLYYFHHGTFTGPDYNNQTHDYLHEAADTMHALVKEGKVVAIGQSAYTDEDFERVVPVLRPHILQNKANLRYDDFLRPGSRLQSLMKTHVCAFVAFGPLDQGILLDKFDPANPPKFDEGDYRANRKDFNPNTLWAVREKLAKALAHFNKDKLTAEDRVRALASIAQRWLLAHDHVCSVIPGFRNARQAACNVAAANDTPMSTNDVAWLRDLFKPV, from the coding sequence ATGCGATACCGCCCCATCCCCCGCACCTCTCTCAAACTCTCCGAGATCGGCTTCGGCTGTTGGACCATGGGCGGACCCAACTGGTCAGTCTCCAACGGCCAGCCCATCGGCTGGGCCGACGTCAAGGAAGACGACATCCTCCAGGGCATCAAGACCGGCATCGACGCCGGCGTCAACCACTGGGACAACGCCGACATCTATGGCAACGGCAAGGCCGAAAGACTCCTCGCCCAGTCCCTCCACAAACTCGGCATCAAACGCGACACCCAGATCCTCGCCACCAAAGTCGGCCACTTCAAAGGCACCGCCCCCTACGCCTACGAACCACAGCACATCCGCCACCAGTGCGAGCAGTCACTCAAAAACCTCCAGACCGACCACGTCGATCTCTACTACTTCCACCATGGCACGTTCACAGGCCCCGACTACAACAACCAGACCCACGATTACCTCCACGAAGCGGCAGACACCATGCACGCCCTCGTCAAGGAAGGCAAGGTCGTCGCCATAGGCCAATCCGCCTACACCGACGAAGACTTCGAGCGCGTCGTCCCCGTCCTCAGGCCCCACATCCTCCAGAACAAGGCCAACCTCCGCTACGACGACTTCCTCCGCCCGGGCTCACGTCTCCAATCCCTCATGAAGACCCACGTCTGCGCCTTCGTCGCCTTCGGCCCCCTCGACCAGGGAATCCTCCTCGACAAGTTCGATCCCGCCAATCCCCCCAAGTTCGACGAAGGCGACTATCGCGCCAATCGAAAGGACTTCAACCCCAACACTCTCTGGGCCGTCCGCGAGAAACTCGCCAAGGCCCTCGCCCACTTCAATAAGGACAAACTCACCGCCGAGGACCGCGTCCGCGCCCTCGCCTCCATCGCACAGCGTTGGCTCCTCGCTCACGATCACGTCTGCTCCGTCATCCCCGGCTTCCGCAACGCACGACAAGCCGCCTGCAACGTCGCTGCCGCAAACGACACACCGATGTCCACCAACGACGTCGCCTGGCTCCGCGACCTCTTCAAACCCGTGTAA
- a CDS encoding type II toxin-antitoxin system Phd/YefM family antitoxin encodes MTRTSDITNFTELRQNLRDHLNHVKETGRLLYVTSDGVAEAVVLSAKAFDELADRADLGETLAMIGLSEAEFRAGKGVEARGALLELAKKHGLNITS; translated from the coding sequence ATGACTCGGACGAGCGACATCACGAACTTCACGGAGTTGCGGCAGAATCTTCGGGATCACCTGAACCATGTGAAGGAGACGGGCCGGCTTTTGTATGTGACGAGCGATGGGGTGGCGGAGGCGGTGGTGCTGAGCGCGAAGGCCTTTGACGAGTTGGCCGATCGTGCCGACCTTGGTGAGACTCTGGCGATGATCGGTCTGAGCGAGGCCGAGTTCAGGGCGGGTAAGGGAGTTGAGGCGCGTGGGGCGTTGCTCGAACTTGCGAAGAAGCATGGCCTGAACATCACGTCATGA
- a CDS encoding type II toxin-antitoxin system RelE/ParE family toxin, whose amino-acid sequence MTYRVAISPEVLGAIDAQIVYFLHAGVSPDRIGAWFESLLGVVHSLGEIPHRFPVADAVSLAKGHEVRRVNHGDDAIFYRIDDIEHAVEIVAFRHGRQRPLS is encoded by the coding sequence ATGACGTATCGCGTCGCAATCTCGCCCGAAGTGCTTGGTGCGATCGATGCGCAGATTGTCTACTTCTTGCACGCGGGTGTTTCCCCCGATCGGATTGGGGCGTGGTTTGAGAGTCTGCTTGGCGTGGTCCATTCGTTGGGCGAGATACCACATCGCTTTCCTGTTGCGGATGCGGTGTCGTTGGCGAAGGGGCATGAGGTGCGGCGCGTCAACCATGGCGACGATGCGATTTTCTATCGCATCGACGATATCGAGCATGCCGTTGAGATTGTCGCCTTTAGGCATGGGCGGCAGCGCCCTCTTTCCTGA
- a CDS encoding SpoVR family protein produces MTGLPNTDLSPELLEHMKAIKAKAIEYGLDFYEVVFEVLDFETMNQIAAYGGFPVRYPHWRWGMEYERLSKRDAYGLGRIYEMVINNDPCYAYLQESNSVTDQKLVMAHVYGHADFFKNNLWFSKTDRKMMDQMANHATRVRRHIERQGQERVERFIDSCLSLEHLIDPHSMFVAREGGDGANEEFSPQRLPAKDYMDRYINPREEMARQREEHEEARRSERGRFPRRATRDVLLFLLRHAPLEEWQQDVLSIVRDEAYYYAPQGMTKVMNEGWATYWHSKLMTRHFLESKEIVHYADQHSGVVHMPPGGFNPYKIGLEIFKDIERRWDKGQHGPRWESLESMGAREKHDDRSMMGREKIFEVRRIYNDVSFIDEFLTEEFVERHKMYQHRMDPNTGEVKVVSRDFKRVKMTLLHHLTNMGQPMVYVVDANYLNRGELYLANKFSGLEVEGQKASEVLRHLRRLWGRPVHLQARINEEMCLLSLESEDDKVKRERIGDETPPPASMVE; encoded by the coding sequence ATGACGGGGCTGCCGAACACGGATCTGTCGCCTGAGTTGCTCGAGCACATGAAGGCCATCAAGGCCAAGGCGATCGAGTACGGGCTGGACTTCTATGAGGTCGTCTTCGAGGTTCTGGACTTCGAGACGATGAACCAGATCGCGGCGTATGGGGGTTTTCCGGTGCGGTATCCGCACTGGCGGTGGGGGATGGAGTATGAGCGGCTGAGCAAGCGCGACGCGTATGGGCTTGGGCGCATCTATGAGATGGTGATCAACAACGACCCGTGCTACGCGTATCTGCAGGAGAGCAACAGCGTCACGGATCAGAAACTGGTGATGGCGCACGTGTACGGGCACGCGGACTTCTTCAAGAACAATCTGTGGTTCAGCAAGACGGACCGGAAAATGATGGACCAGATGGCGAACCACGCGACGCGGGTTCGTCGGCACATCGAGCGGCAGGGTCAGGAGCGGGTGGAGCGGTTCATTGATTCGTGCTTGTCTCTGGAGCACCTGATCGATCCGCACTCGATGTTTGTGGCGAGGGAGGGTGGCGATGGCGCGAATGAGGAGTTCTCGCCCCAGCGTCTGCCGGCGAAGGACTACATGGACCGGTACATCAATCCGCGGGAGGAGATGGCGCGGCAGCGTGAGGAGCACGAGGAGGCGCGGCGGAGCGAGCGGGGGCGATTCCCGAGGCGGGCGACGCGGGATGTGCTGCTGTTTCTGCTGCGGCACGCGCCTCTCGAGGAGTGGCAGCAGGATGTGCTGTCGATCGTGCGCGATGAGGCGTACTACTACGCGCCGCAGGGGATGACGAAGGTGATGAACGAGGGGTGGGCGACGTATTGGCACAGCAAGTTGATGACGCGGCACTTTCTCGAATCGAAGGAGATCGTGCACTATGCGGATCAGCACTCGGGCGTGGTGCACATGCCGCCGGGCGGGTTCAATCCGTACAAGATCGGGCTGGAGATCTTCAAGGACATCGAGCGAAGGTGGGACAAGGGTCAGCACGGCCCACGGTGGGAGAGCCTGGAGAGCATGGGGGCGCGGGAGAAGCACGACGACCGGAGCATGATGGGGCGGGAGAAGATCTTTGAGGTGCGCCGGATCTACAACGACGTCTCGTTCATTGATGAGTTTCTGACGGAGGAGTTTGTCGAGCGGCACAAGATGTACCAGCACCGGATGGACCCGAACACGGGCGAGGTGAAGGTGGTGTCGCGGGATTTCAAGCGCGTGAAGATGACGCTGTTGCACCACCTGACGAACATGGGGCAGCCGATGGTGTATGTGGTGGACGCGAACTATCTGAACCGCGGGGAGTTGTACCTGGCGAACAAGTTCAGCGGGCTGGAGGTGGAGGGGCAGAAGGCGAGCGAGGTGCTGCGGCACCTGCGGCGACTCTGGGGGCGGCCGGTGCATCTGCAGGCGCGGATCAACGAGGAGATGTGCCTGTTGTCGCTGGAGTCGGAGGATGACAAAGTGAAACGCGAGCGGATCGGGGATGAGACCCCGCCGCCGGCGTCGATGGTGGAGTGA